A portion of the Coffea eugenioides isolate CCC68of unplaced genomic scaffold, Ceug_1.0 ScVebR1_167;HRSCAF=678, whole genome shotgun sequence genome contains these proteins:
- the LOC113755743 gene encoding aspartic proteinase CDR1-like: protein MAAKISVFCVFSTLRFLVTLILISEFSLIEGKTGGFSVDLIHRDTQISPFHDPSKSHYEQLNNAFHRSFSRAAYFKKQTSQSDSNHALDSSAQIQSYITSKNGEYLMKVSIGTPPVDVLAIADTGSDLTWTQCKPCSQCYKQDAPFFDPHRTSTYREISCESASCAAVGTSSCDDGNNCEYRLSYGDNSYSIGSLGAETFTFKSSSGKNISIQGVVFGCGHQNDGTFNETASGIVGLGGGAVSIVTQLSKSIGGRFSYCLTPLVSESNVSSKIKFGNNAVVLGSNVVSTPLIKKNPDTFYFINLDGISVADKQIAYKNSSSSKLDNTTDEGNIIIDSGTTLTFVPQQFYDDLQSTLKESINGKQVSDPNGLLGLCYQVEDNIKLPNLVVHFTGADVVLPPTSTFIQVSEGTICLTFVPSDDIAIFGNLSQMNFLIGYDLINQKLSFLPVDCTKY, encoded by the coding sequence ATGGCTGCAAAGATTTCTGTTTTCTGTGTCTTTTCCACGCTAAGATTCCTTGTAACCTTGATTCTTATCTCTGAATTTTCACTCATTGAAGGAAAAACTGGTGGCTTCTCTGTTGATTTAATCCATCGTGACACTCAAATATCCCCCTTTCATGATCCCTCCAAGTCACACTACGAACAACTGAATAATGCCTTTCACCGATCGTTCTCTCGAGCTGCATATTTCAAGAAACAAACTTCTCAATCTGATTCCAACCATGCACTGGATTCATCAGCACAAATCCAATCCTACATCACATCTAAGAATGGGGAATATCTAATGAAAGTATCCATTGGAACACCGCCAGTAGATGTTCTAGCAATTGCTGACACGGGCAGCGATCTGACATGGACACAATGCAAGCCTTGTAGTCAATGCTACAAGCAAGATGCCCCATTTTTCGATCCTCACAGAACATCAACCTACAGAGAAATATCATGCGAGTCTGCATCCTGTGCTGCTGTCGGAACTTCCAGTTGTGATGATGGAAACAATTGCGAGTACAGGTTGTCTTATGGAGACAATTCTTACAGTATTGGTAGTCTTGGTGCAGAAACGTTTACATTCAAGTCGAGTTCTGGAAAAAATATTTCTATCCAAGGAGTTGTTTTTGGTTGTGGGCACCAAAACGATGGCACGTTCAATGAAACTGCTTCTGGAATCGTTGGACTTGGAGGGGGAGCAGTTTCTATAGTCACGCAATTGAGcaaatcaattggtggaagatTTTCCTACTGCTTGACGCCTTTGGTTTCTGAATCAAACGTTTCAAGCAAGATCAAATTTGGCAACAATGCTGTAGTTTTGGGCTCTAACGTAGTTTCAACTCCATTGATCAAGAAAAATCCGGACACTTTCTACTTTATCAATCTTGACGGCATTAGTGTTGCAGATAAGCAGATTGCATACAAAAATTCGTCCTCGTCCAAGTTGGATAACACCACTGATGAGGGGAATATAATTATAGATTCTGGAACAACCTTAACATTCGTCCCTCAacaattttatgatgatttgCAATCTACATTGAAGGAATCCATCAATGGTAAACAGGTATCCGATCCAAATGGCCTCTTGGGCCTTTGCTATCAGGTGGAGGATAACATCAAGTTGCCAAATCTTGTGGTACACTTTACTGGTGCAGATGTTGTATTGCCTCCAACTAGTACATTCATTCAAGTGAGTGAAGGGACAATTTGTCTCACATTTGTTCCTTCCGATGATATTGCCATTTTCGGAAACTTGTCGCAGATGAATTTTCTTATTGGATATGATCTTATAAACCAGAAGCTCTCCTTCTTGCCAGTTGATTGTACCAAATATTAG